The DNA sequence GAATGCCGAGCACAGGTAGAAACGATGATTCGATACGCGCGCAGCTCAGGCGGAGCGGCCGGTCGCCCGTCAGGTCACAGTCCACCACACCGGCCCACGAAGTGATGCTCTGCAGTTGGGTGGGCGTCCGCTTGAGTTCACCGTAGTCGGCCCAGGTGAGGAAGTCGTAATCCATCCACGGTATGGTGATGCCCATCGAGACCAGACGGCCGGCGTCAGCGTACGGCAAGCCGCGGAAGAGAATACGGTCGACAACGCTGAAAACGGCTGTGGAAGAACCGATGCCGATGGCCGTGACCGCCAGGACCGTCAAGGCAAAGCCTCGATTCCGATGGAAGTTGCGCAGCGCGTAACGCAGGTCCTGCGCGACGCCGTTCAGCCAGTCGAGGCCCCGCGAACTCCTGCATTCTTCCTTGATCTGGTCGACAATGCCAAACTCACGCAACGCGGCGTAGCGGGCCTCGGCCGGTGGTAGGCCGTTGGCGCGATTCAGTTCGATCTGCCGTTCGAGGTGAAAGCGGAGCTCCTCGTCAAGTTCTAGGTCTGTGTCGTTCTTCCGAACGAGGAAGCGCAGCCGCTGAATCCAGTTCATATTACTGCTCCTTATGAACTTAGGCCATTTTCACGATCAGGCCGATGGCACGGGAAAGCCGCTCCCAGTTAGCCTCTTCCTGTTCCAGGTAGTGCCTGCCCTTCTGGGTAAGGGCATAGAATTTCGCCCGCCGGTTGTTCTCGCTGCCGCCCCACTCCGACTCGATGAAACCCTGGGTTTCGAGCTTGTGGAGCGCGGGGTAGAGGGAGCCTTGCTGCACCAGAAGAACCTCCTCGGAACGCTCCTTGATCATCTGGGCGATCGACCAGCCGTGCTGGGGCCCGAGGGTGAGGGTCTTGAGAATGAGGAGGTCCAGCGTGCCCTGGACAAGGTCGGTTGGTTTGCTCATCGTGCTCCCCTTGGTTATCTACAAGAGAAATCATACGCCCGCTCTTGTAGGTAATCAAGGGGAGACTGAGCAATTATTTCGGCACCGACGCCAGGGGCTCGATCCAGGTAGACAGGAAGCGGCCCAGCAGCGGGACGTAGCTGTTGATGACGCCCAGCAGCGGCAGGGCGCCGAGAACAATCAACCGCATCAGCAGTGGCATCAGTTGGCTGCCGGACTTCCCTTCGGGGTTGGACGACAGGCGGCGGAGGATGGAGTTGCGCTCCGCCTTCAAAACCACGAACAGTACGGGGATCCCCAGTATTGCGAGAAACAGGTTGGTCATCCAGCGGATTGAGCCCTGGGAGCGGAATGGGTAGGCCGTAGTCGAGAGCACGGCGAAGAAGAAGCCCAGAGCCAGGAACCAGATCTGGCACCACAACTGGGCGACCGAATAGCGGATGACCGCCAGAAAACGCAGGGCCAGGAACTCCTCGCCAAGCGAGACTTCCTTCGACAGGACCTCGCCGCCTTCCTTGACGGACGCGCCCTTCGACCACGCGGGTCCGAGGCTCTGCGCGATCGACTTGGCCTGTTCCGCGAGCGCGCTCTGGACCCGGCGGAAATATTGGCCCGCGCACGGATGCGCCTGTGCCTCGCGGCAGACATAGCGGTTCACGTTCCGCCCGAGATGCGGCAGCGCCTGGGCGATCTGTGCGGCCAATGCGGTGGACTTTGTTTCCGCCGCGAACGCCCGCAGCGTGTCAAGAGACCGAATGAGCATGATGCGGTGGTCCTGACGGCGCGATGACGGCAGCAGCGGCGAACTCGAGAATTCGGTTGGAAGCGCGGTGAAGGCTCGGCGCAGAGGTGCGCGTTCCAGCGTCAACAGAAGACACTGCAGCGGACCCCAAAGCCAATGCAGGCGCACTACGGCCGTGACGAGAGCGGCCCACAGCACGGACAAGCCGCTAAGGTAGAGATGATCGAACTTCGGACCGTCGAAAGACTGCCGCTCGAAGAGGTGAAACAGAACGTACGCGGTGAAGAGCGCGACAGAGAGGAAGAGGACGATGGAGAGGGGACCGACCGCCGGGCCGGCCGAATGGAAGGCAGTGGTGATCTGTGGAAAGACCTCGGGAATGTCCGGCCGCACCCGCAGGTAGAGCTCATGCCTGCTCATCTGGGTCCAGGCCAAAGTCAGAAATCCGCAGCCTAGCAGCAGCACGGGCAAGGAAGGGGAGACGCCGCTGAAGGCATCGAGAGCCCTCAGACCCAGGAAATGGCTGCGCAGAGTGGCCGGATCGCCCACCACCTGCTGCCAGTAGGAAAGGAAAAGGAGGCCCACGCTGTTGGCCGTCACGATAGCAGCCAGCAGCGGGATGCGCGGGTTTCCGGTGAAAAGCCAGGACGAGAGAGACCGGGTGGGCGGCTCAATGGCGCGCGTTTTCGTGGTGAGTTTCTGAATAGTCGGCCACAGCAGACGGAGCCCGCCGAGCGTGGCGAACACGAGCGACAGCAAACACAGCACCAGGCCGGCGGAGTCGAAGGAAGCGATGGGTAAGCGCTCGATCCTCCAGTGTGCGAAGGGGGCCGTCAGGACATAGGACATGCAGCCCAGCAACAATACCCCGAGGGAATGATAGCCGACACGGCCCTCGAAGCCTTCATCCCACCAGCGGAAACTGCGGAACGGGCGCGGCAGCGAGATGCCGAAGAGACGCCGGGGCAGGCGGGGATGGATCAGACTGTAGAGGATCAGCAGTTGGTAGAGCGCGGCCAGACCGAGCACCGTGCAGACCAGCAGCGCGGTGAGGCGGCTGAGACGGCCGGACAGCAAAGGGTCAGCGCCGGTGTTGGGCGTCGTAGGAGATTCGGGCGCCTGGACCGTTGTTCCGAGTTCGCCAATAGGCCAAAGGCTTTTGCGGCCCACCACGCTCAGCCAGATGGGCTCCCGCTCTTCCTCCTCCATGCTGGTCATCGCGGTGCGGCTGTGTTCATCGGGACAGCCCTTGCCGGCGCTGGCCGCAGTGGCCGCTGGGGACGGACAGCGAGGTGGAAACAGTTCGCTGATGATGGTGTACGCGGCATCGTAGGTGGCGTGTTCGAACTGGCTGGAAGCGAGCAGCGGCGTCCAGTAGTTGGGTAGGCCGGAGCCGGGCCGCTCCGGCGCGAACAGGTTCTGCGGAGGCGGCAGGAGGCTGGCGAGGACCCAGACACCGTCCATCGACCACTTCGACGTGGTCTGGAGGAACAGCAGATCCCAGTCCTGCACGATGACCCGTAAATTGGGGCACGACTGGCGCAGATAGCCTGTGACGAACGTCAGGTCGAGCACGTCGGAGGCGAAGATGAAGGCGGTCTCGAAGCCGCCGCGGTTGAGGATGCCCGCGATCGTCTGCATCTGGGCCTCCTGCGCGACCGTAAGGTGCTTCACATTGAACGATTCCGGCGTATCGCTGCCGGCTGGGCTGCCCCGCAGCGAGAGCGGCAATTGCTCCGTCGCCTGAGTCGAGCCACCACCTGACGATTTGGCGGGCGCGTCCTCGGGATAGACGTCGCGCAGTTGCGCGATGCCGCGCGGAAACGAGATGCGGGTGATGCGCGGTACCGGCCCCTTCTTCTTCCACTGGGAGATCTCCGCCGACCCAAACGCCGTGTCGCCCTCAGAGAGCGTGGCGATGCGGCCCAGTCCGTCCACCCCGTTCAGCAGCGCATTCATCGTACTTTCGTCGTCACGCTGGATGGCTGTCAGTCGCACCTTCAGATCGCTGGCTCGCATCTGACGGCGTGCTTCCTTGACCGTCGTATTCGAAGAGACGATCCGGTAGGTATGAGTGGAGAACGCCTGGTGATCCTCGCGCAGACACTTGTGGAGCGAAGCAAAGGTGCCGGAATAATTGGGCCCGAGGATGGGTATATCGGTGGCAGACGGTGTCAGCGTGTGGAGGTAGTACAGCGCTTCCGCGAACTGATCCCGACGCATGCCGGAGATGTTCGATTCGCCCACCAGCAGTACGAGCAGGTAGGCGCCTTTCGAGTTGTGGTCCGCCGGCTCCCAGGATGCGGACGACTGGCGGAAGAGCAGCGCGCCGGGCAGCGTAGCCGGTGTGTCGAGCCCCGCGGGCACCAAGGGGGGGGCACCCTTGGCCGTGTCGGCCGCGGTCCGCGAACCTGGCGCCTTCCACGGCACCCAATAGGAATCGAAGAGAAAATCCGAACGTCCAGCGGCGAGGATGATGCTGTCGATGGTGCGGCCGTAGTACAGAGCCAGGCGCGTCATTTCGGGGTCGGGGACCAGTGAGACGGCGACCTTCAGACTCGTGTGCGCGCGCTCGACCCAGGGCTGGCACTCCCAGGGTTTGCCGGTGGCCTTACATACCGGCGGGGCCGGCCTGTTGCCGAATTTGGCTGTACCGGCGATGCGATTCGAGTAGATCTCTCCAGAAACGGTGCGCGCCGGCGTAAGCTGGCGGCATGCCGGGCGTAAAGGCGGCGGCACGTCGAGGCAGGCGAGATCGCCTTCCTCTTTCAGATCGGGCCGGGCGGCTTCGGCGGCTGATGCGGCGGGAGTCGCGGTGGGCGCCGAAGGCGGAGCCGAGGTGGTGGTGCCGGAACTGAACAGGGCGTATGCGATGAAAAGGATTACTGCCACACCCAAGGGCAGCGAAGATTGATTACCCACGGTCTAGCCGCGGCTACCGCCGCGCCTCCGATGGTTGACCCGAGACAGTGTGTACACGGGGCCGCTCCTCTCCGTACGTATGTGACTTCATTCGGCCGGACGTTTCAAGCCGGTGAAGGTCAGATTCGATCCCCACGTGCTGAGACAGCGTGAATAGGCCGGAGAAAGTGACACGCGGAAAGAGCTGAGGCTCCTTTTGAAGGAAGCTCACTCTTCCGCGGACGGCGCCGGTGCTGCCTTCCTGGACTCCGCTTCCACCAGTTCATTCATGCGCTTGAGTTGCTTCTCGAGAAACGCCATGTCGGTGAACGGATCTCCGCCGAGGCGGCCCCAGTAGACGCGGCCCTTCTTGTCGATGAGCAACGTGGAGTGCAACTCCATGTCCTCGAAATCGTCATAGGAATGGAACCGGCGGGCGTTCTCGTGGTTGGTGTCCGACAGTAGCCGCACGGCCAGTTCGCCGTACTCCTTGAGGCCGCCCTTGTTCTTCGAAGGCTCTGCGCTGCTGACCGCCAGCACCACGGTCTCCAGACCCTCCCAGTCGTCCTTCTTCTTGCCCAGATCGCTCAACTGCTTCATGCAGTGCGGGCACTCCTGGCCCAGATAGTAGACCAGGATCACGTTCTTCCCCTTGAACTGCTCCAGGGAGACGGTCTTGCCGGCTGCGTCCTTCACGTCGAGGCGGGGCGCCGGATAGGGCTCCCATTTCGCCGGGCCGTAGCTTTCCAGCGGGATCCGGGTGTACTCGCGTTGAGGCCCAGGGGCGGCATCCCGCGGCGCCGCCATCACCCCGGTGGCCTTGGCCTGCTCCAGAAGCTTCAAGCCGGCATCGGCGTGGCGGGTTTCAAAGAGCAGCCGGGCCATGGCGTCCTGGGCCTTGGCCGTCTCGCCCAGTGCGGAGCGGGCGCGGACGAGGCCCGAGAGCGCGAAGATGTCGTTCGCGACGAGGGTGAGGTCCTTCTCGAAAGCCTGCGCGGCCAGAACCGGACTCTTGGCGGCCAGGTAGGCTTCGCCCAGCGTGTTGTAGAGGGCTTCAGGATAGAAAGGTGGATCGGCGTACTCCCGCTGGAGAGTGAACTCGCGATCGGCCGCATCGGCCAACAGGCCGAGGCCGAAGATCGTCTCGCCTTTGGCCAAGGCAAGCCGGGCGCGGAGTTCGAGTACATGCGTATCGAAGATGCGCAGGCGGAAGTTGTCCTTCTCGAATTCCTTGCGTAGCGGTGTGAGCTCGGTCAGCTTCTTCTCCGCGTCGTCCACCTTGCCCTTTCCAAGATAGGCGCGCGCCTCGAAGTACGCCTTGGACGCCTTCTCTCGCGGGATGTCGCGCCACGGGATATTCTTCGGATCGAGCAACTCGTCCCAGCGCTCGAACTTGACGAGTACCCGGGCGGCGGCCTGCAGTCCATAGGAGTGGCTGCTGTTGGGGACGTCATTATTGCCATCCGGGTCGAGCGGCGCGTCGATCAACTGACGCGCGCCGAACAGAGCCGCCTCCACCATGCCCAGTTGCTCCTGAATGTAGGAGAGATAGTTGCGATTGTGGCCGTAGTTCCAGTTGTTGAACGGGAACGTGAGGCTGTCGCGCATGTACTGCTTCTCGACGCGCGTGGCGGAATCCATCGAGATGGCGGCCTCGTCCCACATGCCGACGATGCTATAGATGTGCCCGGGCATGTGTTGGGCGTGGCCGATGCCTGGTACCGCGTCGGTGTAAGCGCGGCAACTCGGCAGGGCCTGCGCCGGCTCGTGGTAGTCCCAGTTGTGAATCCGGTAGTGGTGAGCGCCCGGGTGCATCGGCTGGCGGGCCAGGATCTCGCGAATCACCATCTCGGTGCCATACCGGGCGTCACCCAGGGTGGCCAGAGCGAGGTACGCCCGCGCCTCCATATCGTCCGGATACTTCACGGCGAGCGTTTCAAGCTTCTTGATGTGGGCGGCGCGCTGCGCCTGATAGGCCTTGTCGTCATCGATCTTCGCATCCCGGGAGTGTACGGCGTCGGGCAGCAACACGGCCTCCCAAGCCTCGATGTACAGGCGCTCGCGTTCCGTCACCGAGTTCTTCCGTCTGGCCGCCTCGCGGATGAAGTCGGCGGGCCGGTCGCCGTCGCCCGCCCGGCGATCCGCGTTGGCGACGGCAAGGCCCCAATAGGCCATGGCATTGTCGGGCTCCAGCTTCAGGCACCAGCGGAATGAACGCTCAGCCTCGTAGAACCAGAAGGAGTGGAGCAGGGCATTGCCCTGGTCGAACCACTTCTGGACTTCGGGGTTCTTTGTCGTGATGGGGAAATGCGCGACGCCGATGCCGGGCAGAACCCAGGGCTTCTGGCGGGGTCCGCTATCGAAGGCCGCCCCATGGGAGGAATGGCCCAGTTTGTAGCTGTCAGATGGGCTGAGAGTCTGCGCCGAAACCAGCCGGCAAAGCAATGCCGCCACGATCCATGCATCCCGATAAGCCATATTGGTTGACAGTATAGCCGTACGAGCGAGATGGACCTATCGGATTCATCGGCGTTTCCCCCGGCGTTTGGGCGCCGGCTTCTTCACCGGCGCAGCACCGCAGGCGGTGAGCGGCGCGAACTTCGCAGGGTTGACGGCCACTCCGTGAACATTGACGCTCCAGTGCAGGTGTGGACCGTTGGCCCGGCCGGTCATGCCGACATAGCCGAGGATATCTCCCGCTTTGACGACGTCGCCCTCTCGGGCCACCGTGCGCGACATGTGGAGATACATCGAGACCACGCCCTGGCCATGATCCACACCCACCACATTGCCGTGAACGTTGTACGAGCGGACCATCCGCACTGTGCCGGCCGCCGCGGCCACAATCGGCTTACCCATGGGCCCGCGCTGGTCGACCCCCGCGTGGATGTTGCCCGTGGGCTTCCCATTCTGGTAGCGCTGGACGCCGAACGGAGAGTTCATGCAGCCGGGCACCGGGGCCAGGAAGGGCTCCGACCAGAGTTTGGCCGGCGATTCGAGGTGCCTCAGCGCACGGACCGTCTCCATCTCGCCGGGTGAAGGTTTCAGTTCGGTGACGGCCTTCGAGAGGGCTACATTCTGTGTGAGATAGTGGGCATCCAGGACGGTAAGCGTCCTGGTCTCCAGCGTTTTGCCCTCGGCGGAAAGCAATTCCAGCGGGTAGTCGCCGGGTTTGTCCGTCGCGGCCAGGGGGATGAGTGCGAGGCCGCCGTAGACTGGCGTCTTCCGGTCGAGGATGCGGACGTAGGCGGCGGGTGTCGCATATCGGACAACTTCGCCCTGTTTGCCTTGCAGGGGCGGCTGGCCGGAAGCGGCACCCCTGCCGGCAATGGCCACCAGGGCGAGCAGGAGGAGAGAATGGCGCGCAGGCATCCTCAAATATCGTACCTGGAATGCGTTACTTGGCGAGTTCGGACGGTGGCGTAAGTTAGAATCAGAGAGACGCCATCAGCGTACGCAATGGGTGGACCACCTGACGACCAGATCACGTTGCTTCTGCGGAGTATGCGGCAGGGGAATGTGCTGGCGCGGACCCAGTTAGCGGCGGCGGTGTACCCCGAACTGAAGCGGATCGCCGCCAAGCACATGCAGCACGAGCGGCCGGATCATACCCTGCAACCCACGGCGCTGGTTCACGAGGCATTCGTGAAGCTGGTCGGCACCAACGAGTGGCTGATGGAGAATCGCGGCCACTTCTTCGCGGTGGCCTCGCAGGTGATGCGGCAGATTCTGGTGGACCATGCCCGGCAGCACCTCTCCCTGAAACGCGGCTCCGGTGGCCCGCTCGCCGAAATCCAGGAATGGCAGGCGGTGACCAGCGACCGGCCGGAACTGGTCATCGACATCGACCGCCTGCTGTCGAGGCTTGAGGTCATTGATGAACGGCAGGCGCAGGTCGTTGTCATGCGCTATTTCGCCGGATTTGCCGAGGACGAGATCGCAGCCGCGCTGAGTATCTCGGTACGCACAGTGAAACGGGACTGGAGCATGGCCCGCGCCTGGCTGCTCAAAGAGTTGACGCCCCGATGATTGCGGAACGCTGGGCGGCGATGAAGGCCCTGTTCGAACAGGCCATGGAGATGGAGGGCCCGCAGCGCGAGGCGTTCGTGAACAGCGCTTGTGCCGGCGACGAATCGATGCAGTTGTCCCTGCTGCAGTTGCTGGCCCACCACGACGCGGCAACGTCGGTGCTGGCCGGGCCTATGCTCTCGATGGACCGCGCCGCCGAGATTGTCGCCTCCGGCATGCGCACGTTCGTGCCCGGGGAGATCGTGGCAGGCCGGTTCCGCATAGAGCGGTTTCTCGCCGAGGGCGGCATGGGTGAGGTATACGCCGCGTCCGATCTGGAGCTGGGTGGCGAGGTAGCGCTGAAAACGATCCGGCCGCTGCTGGCCACCAGTGATGAGATTCTGGCGCGTTTCAAACAGGAGATCCAGCTCAGCCGGCAGGTGACGCACGCCAATGTGGCCCGGGTCTACGATCTGTTCCTGCACGATGTGGATCTCGATGGGCAGCGCCGCCCGATTGTGTTCCTCTCGATGGAACTGCTGGCCGGCGAGACTTTGGCGGAACGCGTCCGCCGGGGCGGGGCACTGGCCCCCGCGGAGGCTCTTTCCCTCGCGCGGAAGCTGGCGTCGGCGCTGGACGCGGCGCACGCCGCAGGAGTGGTCCATCGGGACTTCAAGAGCAGTAACGTGATCCTGGCGCGGAATCGCGACGGCAGCGAACGGCCGGTGGTCATGGATTTCGGACTGGCGGCGGCGGCACGGCCCCTGGCGGATGGATCCGGCTTGGAGATCGACGCGCGCGGCGCCATGGAAGGCACCCCCATGTACATGGCGCCGGAGCAGGTGGAAGGCGAGCATGTGGGGCCGGCGGCCGACATCTATTCCTTCGGCATCGTGCTCTACGAAATGCTGGCCGGCAAGGTGCCGTTTGTGGGGGCGACCTCGCTGGAGACGGCTTGGCTACGCATGACTCAGGCGCCTGCCCCGGTGCCCGGGATCCCCAGGCGCTGGAACGAAGCTCTGAAGTCCTGCCTCTCGCTGAAACCGGAGTCGCGGCCGGCCTCGGGCCAGGCCGTGCTACGGCGCATGGAGGGCCGATTTGCCTGGAGCGCTGGCCGCAAGGGCGCTGTCGCCGGAGTCGCCGCCGTGGTCGTGTTGTGGGCCGGCGTGTGGGTGGCACGCTTGCCGCACCGGACCACGCCCGAGGCGCAGCAGGCGGCCGATGTCGCGCGGGTCAAGATGCAGTCCGGAACCAGACAGGGCTATCTGGCGGCCGTGGAAGGCTTCCGCCACGCGGCGGAGCTCGACCCGCAATGGGCGCAGGCCTGGTCTGATCTGGCCTACGCCTACGCCACCGCGGCGAATGGAGCGTCGCTGCCGCCGGGCCAGGCAACGAAGGAGGCTCGCAAGGCAGCCGCCGAGGCAATCCGGTTGGACCGGAATTCCAGCCGGGCCTATGGCTCTCTGGGATGGGTGCAGTCGTTGGATCTTGAGGAGTGGCCCAAGGCCGAGGAGTCGTTTCAACGGGCGGTGGAACTGGATCCCAGCGACTGGCAGATCCACTACTGGTTCGGAGTGCATTTGCGCAAGCGCGGTCGCTATCAGGATGCCGAGGCACAGGACCGTCTGGCGCTGACGCTCAGCGGGCAGCGGGAGCCGATGGTGTGGTGCGAGCTGGCGTTTCTCTATTGGACGTCGGGCCGCCTGGACCGCATGGAGCGGCACATGCGCGAGCAGTTGGTAGCCTTCCCGAACTTCGGGCTGACGCGCTATCTGCACGCCCGGCTGTTGAAGCATCAGGGCCACTATGCCGAGGCTGAGGAAGAACTGGCGTTCACCGAGAAGCTGCAGTACCCACCGGTGACGGTAATGGTGGAGCGGGCCTCCCTGGAGGCGTTTCGCGGACGGCCGAAGGAATCGCGGCGGATTCTTGGCCGGTTGGAGGAGATCGCGAAGACCAGCTCAGTGGATGGACTGCTGATCGCCGGGGTCTATGCGCAGGTGGGCGACAAGGACACGGCGATGGCGTGGCTGGAACGGGCCTACCAGCGGCGGGATACGACGCTGTTATCCATGGCCACCAGTCCTTTGCTGCGGCCGCTATGGGGCGATGCGCGGTTCGTCTCTCTCCTGCGGCGGCTGCACTTCAGCGATCAGATCATACAGCAGATGGGATTCAACTCC is a window from the uncultured Paludibaculum sp. genome containing:
- a CDS encoding PadR family transcriptional regulator; protein product: MSKPTDLVQGTLDLLILKTLTLGPQHGWSIAQMIKERSEEVLLVQQGSLYPALHKLETQGFIESEWGGSENNRRAKFYALTQKGRHYLEQEEANWERLSRAIGLIVKMA
- a CDS encoding redoxin domain-containing protein gives rise to the protein MAALLCRLVSAQTLSPSDSYKLGHSSHGAAFDSGPRQKPWVLPGIGVAHFPITTKNPEVQKWFDQGNALLHSFWFYEAERSFRWCLKLEPDNAMAYWGLAVANADRRAGDGDRPADFIREAARRKNSVTERERLYIEAWEAVLLPDAVHSRDAKIDDDKAYQAQRAAHIKKLETLAVKYPDDMEARAYLALATLGDARYGTEMVIREILARQPMHPGAHHYRIHNWDYHEPAQALPSCRAYTDAVPGIGHAQHMPGHIYSIVGMWDEAAISMDSATRVEKQYMRDSLTFPFNNWNYGHNRNYLSYIQEQLGMVEAALFGARQLIDAPLDPDGNNDVPNSSHSYGLQAAARVLVKFERWDELLDPKNIPWRDIPREKASKAYFEARAYLGKGKVDDAEKKLTELTPLRKEFEKDNFRLRIFDTHVLELRARLALAKGETIFGLGLLADAADREFTLQREYADPPFYPEALYNTLGEAYLAAKSPVLAAQAFEKDLTLVANDIFALSGLVRARSALGETAKAQDAMARLLFETRHADAGLKLLEQAKATGVMAAPRDAAPGPQREYTRIPLESYGPAKWEPYPAPRLDVKDAAGKTVSLEQFKGKNVILVYYLGQECPHCMKQLSDLGKKKDDWEGLETVVLAVSSAEPSKNKGGLKEYGELAVRLLSDTNHENARRFHSYDDFEDMELHSTLLIDKKGRVYWGRLGGDPFTDMAFLEKQLKRMNELVEAESRKAAPAPSAEE
- a CDS encoding M23 family metallopeptidase produces the protein MPARHSLLLLALVAIAGRGAASGQPPLQGKQGEVVRYATPAAYVRILDRKTPVYGGLALIPLAATDKPGDYPLELLSAEGKTLETRTLTVLDAHYLTQNVALSKAVTELKPSPGEMETVRALRHLESPAKLWSEPFLAPVPGCMNSPFGVQRYQNGKPTGNIHAGVDQRGPMGKPIVAAAAGTVRMVRSYNVHGNVVGVDHGQGVVSMYLHMSRTVAREGDVVKAGDILGYVGMTGRANGPHLHWSVNVHGVAVNPAKFAPLTACGAAPVKKPAPKRRGKRR
- a CDS encoding sigma-70 family RNA polymerase sigma factor, yielding MGGPPDDQITLLLRSMRQGNVLARTQLAAAVYPELKRIAAKHMQHERPDHTLQPTALVHEAFVKLVGTNEWLMENRGHFFAVASQVMRQILVDHARQHLSLKRGSGGPLAEIQEWQAVTSDRPELVIDIDRLLSRLEVIDERQAQVVVMRYFAGFAEDEIAAALSISVRTVKRDWSMARAWLLKELTPR
- a CDS encoding protein kinase — its product is MIAERWAAMKALFEQAMEMEGPQREAFVNSACAGDESMQLSLLQLLAHHDAATSVLAGPMLSMDRAAEIVASGMRTFVPGEIVAGRFRIERFLAEGGMGEVYAASDLELGGEVALKTIRPLLATSDEILARFKQEIQLSRQVTHANVARVYDLFLHDVDLDGQRRPIVFLSMELLAGETLAERVRRGGALAPAEALSLARKLASALDAAHAAGVVHRDFKSSNVILARNRDGSERPVVMDFGLAAAARPLADGSGLEIDARGAMEGTPMYMAPEQVEGEHVGPAADIYSFGIVLYEMLAGKVPFVGATSLETAWLRMTQAPAPVPGIPRRWNEALKSCLSLKPESRPASGQAVLRRMEGRFAWSAGRKGAVAGVAAVVVLWAGVWVARLPHRTTPEAQQAADVARVKMQSGTRQGYLAAVEGFRHAAELDPQWAQAWSDLAYAYATAANGASLPPGQATKEARKAAAEAIRLDRNSSRAYGSLGWVQSLDLEEWPKAEESFQRAVELDPSDWQIHYWFGVHLRKRGRYQDAEAQDRLALTLSGQREPMVWCELAFLYWTSGRLDRMERHMREQLVAFPNFGLTRYLHARLLKHQGHYAEAEEELAFTEKLQYPPVTVMVERASLEAFRGRPKESRRILGRLEEIAKTSSVDGLLIAGVYAQVGDKDTAMAWLERAYQRRDTTLLSMATSPLLRPLWGDARFVSLLRRLHFSDQIIQQMGFNSSSANGPGSQPRRGGTS